In Virgibacillus sp. NKC19-16, a single genomic region encodes these proteins:
- a CDS encoding GntR family transcriptional regulator produces MKKIKRVSAKDQVLSTIRKEIFNGSLHSGQEITQEEIASLLGVSRMPVREAFEVLDREGLLRIESTRRVTVVGLKYEEIHIHYEIRSLLEGLAASHAAANTAYHKQLEKIHQELYNSSSKQDKQPYVEINKQFHQTIWEASNSVKLTSMLNDLWNGLQPQLPALVTGQTEASINDHRRVLEAILDRDGEKAREYMQVHIISSRDSFIENFENK; encoded by the coding sequence ATGAAAAAAATAAAAAGGGTATCCGCAAAAGACCAGGTATTAAGTACGATTCGTAAAGAAATTTTCAATGGTAGCTTACACAGTGGTCAGGAAATTACACAAGAAGAAATTGCCAGTCTTCTTGGTGTCTCCAGGATGCCTGTCAGAGAGGCGTTTGAGGTTTTGGATCGTGAAGGACTACTGCGAATTGAATCCACTCGGAGGGTAACAGTTGTTGGGCTGAAATATGAGGAAATTCATATCCATTATGAAATCCGTTCCCTTTTGGAAGGGTTGGCAGCATCACATGCAGCTGCTAATACAGCGTATCATAAGCAATTAGAAAAAATACATCAGGAATTGTATAATAGTAGCAGCAAACAGGATAAACAACCTTATGTAGAAATAAACAAGCAGTTCCATCAAACGATTTGGGAAGCATCAAACAGTGTGAAACTAACAAGTATGTTGAATGATTTATGGAACGGACTTCAACCACAATTACCGGCACTAGTAACAGGCCAAACCGAAGCATCTATCAATGATCACAGGCGGGTACTTGAAGCCATACTTGACAGGGACGGGGAAAAGGCAAGAGAATATATGCAAGTCCACATCATAAGTAGTAGAGATAGCTTTATCGAAAACTTTGAAAATAAATAA
- a CDS encoding CaiB/BaiF CoA transferase family protein: protein MILPLEGLKVISVEQAVAAPFASRQLADLGARVIKIERPKVGDFARGYDQTVNGMSSHFVWLNRSKESLTLNMKAEEGKEIFEELLKDADVVIQNLAPGAMNRLGLSNEEMHAINDQLIICNISGYGSNGSYVNKKAYDLIIQADAGLLSVTGTEDAPSKAGISVADIAAGMYAYSGILGQLIKRAKTKKGAVLDISMLEALGEWMGYPMYYSVYGGTSPKRTGAQHATIYPYGPFPVKDNNMVFFAIQNEREWLNFCKTVLKNEELAMDERYNSNSKRVQNKENLRIEIEAELKGKSAEEVIAILEKNKIANAQLNSMKQFFEHPQLQERDRWLDIETPVGTIKSLLPPIFQNKEEMMAGPIPDVGEQTDYILQEIGYQNDRIKVLKDDEVI from the coding sequence ATGATATTGCCATTAGAAGGATTAAAAGTTATCTCTGTTGAACAGGCAGTAGCTGCACCTTTTGCATCCAGACAGTTGGCGGATTTGGGTGCTAGAGTAATTAAGATAGAAAGACCAAAAGTTGGTGATTTCGCTAGAGGATATGATCAAACAGTTAATGGAATGTCAAGCCATTTCGTTTGGCTCAACCGTTCGAAGGAATCGCTTACTTTAAATATGAAGGCAGAAGAAGGTAAAGAAATATTTGAGGAATTATTAAAGGATGCAGACGTTGTTATTCAAAACCTAGCTCCTGGTGCGATGAATCGGCTTGGTTTAAGTAACGAGGAAATGCATGCGATTAATGACCAATTGATTATTTGTAATATTTCCGGCTACGGTTCCAATGGTTCTTATGTAAATAAAAAAGCTTATGATTTAATTATCCAGGCAGATGCAGGTCTTCTTTCCGTAACTGGCACGGAAGATGCTCCTTCAAAAGCAGGAATTTCTGTAGCCGATATTGCTGCAGGAATGTATGCATATAGCGGTATTTTAGGTCAGTTGATTAAACGTGCGAAAACAAAGAAAGGTGCAGTTCTTGATATCTCTATGCTGGAGGCACTTGGTGAGTGGATGGGCTATCCTATGTACTACTCTGTTTATGGAGGCACATCACCAAAAAGAACCGGAGCACAGCATGCTACCATTTATCCGTATGGACCTTTTCCTGTAAAAGACAATAATATGGTATTTTTCGCTATCCAAAATGAAAGAGAGTGGTTAAATTTTTGCAAAACGGTTCTCAAAAATGAGGAATTAGCGATGGACGAAAGATATAACAGTAATTCAAAAAGGGTTCAAAACAAAGAAAATTTACGAATTGAGATTGAAGCGGAATTAAAAGGTAAATCTGCAGAAGAAGTGATTGCTATATTGGAAAAAAATAAGATCGCAAATGCACAACTGAATTCGATGAAACAATTTTTCGAACATCCACAACTACAAGAAAGAGATCGCTGGCTGGACATAGAAACCCCTGTTGGAACTATAAAATCTTTATTGCCACCAATTTTTCAAAACAAAGAAGAGATGATGGCAGGTCCGATTCCAGATGTCGGAGAACAAACAGATTATATTTTACAAGAAATTGGATATCAAAATGACCGAATAAAAGTATTAAAAGATGACGAAGTAATTTAA
- a CDS encoding HpcH/HpaI aldolase/citrate lyase family protein, with protein MLHRSLLFVPSDKEKMLLKINELPADIIILDLEDAVAQADKESARTLIHKHFSTMEKQMVVRMNDIQSKAYAIDLKLIKEIATYGNFIGVMLPKANTDKDIQHLAKHLDEIESMVKRANPLNIFPLIETASGVKNAFEIAGASTRISALVFGGVDYVNDIDGEATEEEKELLFPRSQIVISSRAAGIQKPIDTVYIDINNQDGFQKNAKAAKKLAFGGKLLVHPKQIKIANEVFSPSDKEIKEAREILANMNEQGVFQWNGKMVDKPIIDKANRVINEFNMISTNKG; from the coding sequence TTGCTCCATCGATCATTATTATTTGTTCCGTCAGATAAGGAAAAAATGCTTCTGAAAATAAACGAGCTTCCGGCTGATATCATCATCCTTGATCTGGAGGATGCAGTCGCACAAGCCGATAAAGAATCTGCCAGAACACTTATACACAAGCACTTTTCCACCATGGAGAAGCAGATGGTTGTAAGGATGAATGATATACAATCAAAAGCATACGCAATAGATTTGAAACTGATAAAAGAGATTGCAACGTATGGTAATTTCATAGGTGTTATGCTACCTAAAGCAAACACAGATAAAGACATTCAACATTTAGCAAAACATCTGGATGAAATCGAGAGCATGGTAAAAAGGGCAAACCCTTTAAATATTTTTCCGTTAATTGAAACCGCTTCAGGTGTAAAAAACGCATTTGAAATCGCTGGAGCAAGCACCCGTATATCCGCGCTGGTATTTGGCGGAGTGGATTATGTAAATGATATTGACGGAGAGGCAACAGAGGAAGAAAAAGAATTATTATTTCCACGTTCACAAATTGTTATATCATCCCGTGCAGCAGGGATTCAAAAACCAATCGACACGGTCTATATCGATATAAATAATCAGGATGGATTCCAAAAGAATGCTAAAGCTGCAAAAAAATTAGCATTCGGGGGCAAGTTGCTAGTTCATCCTAAACAAATCAAAATCGCAAATGAAGTTTTCTCTCCAAGCGATAAAGAGATAAAAGAAGCACGAGAAATCTTAGCAAATATGAATGAACAAGGCGTATTTCAATGGAATGGAAAAATGGTTGATAAACCAATCATTGATAAAGCAAACAGAGTAATAAATGAATTCAACATGATTTCTACAAACAAGGGGTGA
- a CDS encoding 2-hydroxycarboxylate transporter family protein, which yields MESNKYSTDELINHNEPWYNQVKIFNMPILWFLGFSAIVIAAMYMEILPGGMIGSLIVMMVLGELFGWIGDHTPIVKSFLGGGAIVAIFGSAFLVYSGIMPEYTVTMINDFMTSGEFLNFYIAALITGSILGMNSKTLKVAGARFALPLFSAVIASILLAGVIGLIIGYGFRDAIILIAMPIMGGGMGAGAVPMSQVYSEILGNDPSYYISILVPALALGNVFAIICAGLLDMLGKKVPSLTGNGELMAGFKVGSDKKINYDIKLMGVGVLVALTFYIAGQILGLIIPLHPYALMIILVAALKIFDLLPDFIEEAANQWYQFVAKNWTLALLIGIGIAYTDLETVIAAISFEYIILVASVVIGAIIGAGGVGKLVGFKPIESAITAGLCMANMGGTGDVAVLSAAKRMELMPFAQLSSRLGGALILVIAGLLVPLFM from the coding sequence ATGGAATCAAATAAGTATTCAACAGATGAATTAATCAATCATAATGAACCATGGTATAATCAGGTGAAAATCTTTAATATGCCTATTTTGTGGTTTTTAGGCTTCAGTGCTATTGTCATTGCTGCCATGTATATGGAAATTTTACCAGGAGGAATGATTGGCAGTCTTATCGTTATGATGGTTCTGGGAGAACTGTTTGGCTGGATTGGAGATCATACACCAATTGTTAAAAGCTTCCTTGGCGGAGGTGCTATTGTAGCGATTTTTGGTTCTGCCTTTCTGGTCTATTCTGGAATAATGCCAGAGTACACAGTTACAATGATTAATGATTTTATGACTTCTGGTGAATTTTTAAATTTTTATATTGCAGCATTAATTACTGGAAGTATTCTCGGAATGAATTCCAAAACATTAAAAGTAGCAGGAGCAAGGTTTGCGTTGCCTTTATTTTCAGCGGTCATTGCTTCAATTCTACTCGCGGGTGTTATTGGTCTGATCATTGGTTATGGGTTTAGGGATGCAATTATTCTTATAGCTATGCCTATTATGGGAGGCGGAATGGGTGCAGGTGCTGTACCAATGTCCCAAGTCTATTCAGAGATTTTAGGGAATGACCCATCTTATTATATCTCCATACTCGTTCCAGCCTTGGCTTTAGGTAACGTGTTTGCCATTATATGTGCCGGATTATTAGATATGTTAGGCAAGAAGGTTCCAAGTTTAACTGGAAATGGAGAGTTAATGGCAGGATTTAAAGTAGGAAGCGATAAGAAAATTAATTATGATATTAAATTAATGGGGGTTGGGGTTTTAGTAGCATTAACCTTTTATATTGCTGGACAAATTTTAGGGTTAATCATCCCACTTCACCCATATGCATTAATGATTATCCTGGTAGCAGCATTGAAAATTTTTGATTTATTGCCTGATTTTATCGAAGAGGCTGCAAACCAATGGTATCAATTCGTAGCTAAGAATTGGACACTTGCATTATTAATTGGTATCGGTATTGCTTATACAGACCTCGAAACAGTTATAGCTGCGATTTCATTCGAATATATTATTCTCGTAGCAAGTGTCGTAATCGGTGCAATTATTGGTGCCGGTGGCGTAGGAAAACTGGTTGGATTTAAGCCAATCGAATCTGCAATTACAGCAGGATTATGTATGGCAAATATGGGGGGAACTGGAGATGTGGCAGTATTATCTGCAGCTAAAAGAATGGAACTTATGCCATTCGCACAATTATCTTCCCGTTTGGGGGGAGCTCTCATCCTTGTAATTGCCGGTCTGTTAGTGCCATTGTTTATGTAA
- the ectA gene encoding diaminobutyrate acetyltransferase gives MTREKDIQTDFHFRKPSKDDGAAVWGLIKHTGVLDLNSSYSYLMWCEIFSETSIVTEREGETVGFISGFIHPDTPNTLFIWQVAVNESERGNGLGTKMLFQLLNREHCEAVEYVEATVSPSNTPSQNLFQGLAKKLETNCEVGDYFSSNDFPGEGHEDELLFKIGPIQEEKIVIKG, from the coding sequence TTGACAAGAGAAAAGGACATTCAAACAGATTTTCATTTTCGTAAGCCAAGTAAAGACGATGGGGCAGCTGTTTGGGGGTTGATTAAACATACAGGCGTGCTTGACCTTAACTCCTCTTATAGCTATCTTATGTGGTGTGAGATCTTTTCGGAAACATCGATTGTCACGGAAAGAGAAGGGGAGACTGTCGGTTTCATTTCCGGGTTTATTCATCCGGATACACCGAATACATTGTTCATTTGGCAAGTAGCTGTTAACGAATCCGAACGTGGTAATGGGTTGGGGACGAAGATGTTGTTTCAACTGCTGAACCGTGAACATTGCGAGGCGGTTGAATACGTAGAAGCAACCGTATCTCCATCAAATACGCCGTCACAAAACCTATTTCAAGGTCTTGCAAAAAAACTTGAGACCAATTGTGAGGTAGGCGATTATTTTTCATCAAATGATTTTCCAGGAGAAGGTCATGAGGATGAACTATTGTTTAAAATCGGACCTATTCAAGAAGAAAAAATAGTTATAAAAGGATGA
- a CDS encoding ectoine synthase, translating to MIVKSLEEIVGTTDETSDENWTSRRFLLKKDGVGFSMNDTLIKAGTDNFFWYKNHIEAVYCIEGEGEIEKVETGDVYQIKAGTMYILDENDKHRLRARTQMRMVCVFNPPLVGRETHNEEGYYPLLTE from the coding sequence ATGATCGTAAAATCACTTGAAGAAATTGTTGGAACTACAGACGAAACATCTGATGAAAACTGGACGAGTCGCCGCTTTTTACTGAAAAAAGACGGGGTCGGCTTCAGCATGAATGATACCCTTATTAAAGCAGGAACAGATAATTTCTTCTGGTACAAAAATCACATTGAAGCGGTTTACTGCATTGAAGGGGAAGGCGAAATTGAAAAGGTCGAAACCGGAGATGTGTATCAAATTAAAGCAGGGACGATGTATATCCTCGATGAAAATGATAAGCATCGACTACGTGCCAGAACGCAGATGCGTATGGTTTGTGTATTTAACCCACCGCTTGTAGGAAGAGAGACACATAATGAAGAAGGATATTATCCGTTGTTGACGGAGTAG
- the metC gene encoding cystathionine beta-lyase — MSNEHLETKFIHASRSVDIEQKTGAVNVPIYLSSTFHQESFDHFSPFDYSRSGNPTRQALEETIAGLEGGTRGFAFASGMAAISSAFMLLSAGDHVLVSRDVYGGTYRFVTEVLTKFKIDHTFVNMSELNEVASAIKPNTKIIYMETPSNPCLNITDIKAVVRIAKTNNCLTYLDNTFMSPLYQNPLDLGVDIVLHSATKFLSGHSDIIAGLAVTKDEELGEKLALMQNSFGAILGAQDSYLLIQGIKTLGTRLKQSTEAAHKIAAFLNDHSLIKKVYYPGLPSHTGHGIHVGQTTGAGAVLSFELNDDLVAKTFVEYVRLSVFAVSLGAVETILSYPATMSHAAMPREEREKRGISDGLFRLSIGLEHADDLITDLDQALQKAVRQK, encoded by the coding sequence ATGAGCAATGAACATTTAGAAACAAAATTCATCCACGCATCAAGGAGCGTAGATATAGAACAGAAAACTGGTGCAGTAAATGTTCCTATTTATCTATCCTCAACATTTCACCAAGAAAGCTTTGATCATTTTAGTCCGTTTGATTATAGCCGATCAGGGAACCCAACAAGGCAAGCATTAGAAGAAACAATTGCCGGGCTAGAAGGCGGAACTAGAGGGTTCGCGTTTGCTTCTGGTATGGCGGCGATATCTTCTGCTTTTATGCTGCTATCAGCTGGTGACCATGTGTTGGTTTCCAGGGACGTCTACGGTGGCACCTATCGTTTTGTGACTGAAGTATTAACCAAGTTTAAAATTGACCATACATTTGTCAATATGTCGGAACTTAACGAAGTAGCTAGCGCAATCAAGCCGAACACAAAAATCATCTATATGGAAACACCATCTAATCCCTGTTTAAACATTACCGATATTAAAGCGGTTGTACGCATTGCCAAAACGAATAATTGTTTAACGTATCTTGACAACACATTTATGTCACCACTCTATCAAAATCCGCTAGACCTTGGAGTGGATATCGTGCTTCATAGTGCGACCAAATTTCTATCCGGGCATAGCGATATTATTGCCGGTTTAGCAGTCACAAAAGATGAAGAACTTGGTGAAAAATTAGCCTTAATGCAGAATTCCTTTGGGGCAATTTTAGGTGCGCAAGATTCTTATCTATTAATCCAGGGGATCAAAACATTGGGAACTCGTCTAAAACAGTCAACCGAAGCAGCACACAAAATCGCCGCTTTCTTAAACGATCATTCGTTAATTAAAAAAGTGTATTATCCTGGATTACCTTCCCATACAGGACATGGTATCCATGTTGGTCAAACGACAGGTGCTGGAGCCGTCCTTTCATTTGAATTAAATGATGATCTAGTAGCCAAAACTTTTGTGGAATATGTCCGCTTGTCAGTTTTCGCTGTTAGTCTGGGTGCAGTCGAGACAATTCTTTCCTATCCGGCTACAATGTCCCATGCTGCAATGCCAAGGGAAGAACGAGAAAAAAGAGGAATTTCTGATGGATTATTTAGACTTTCTATTGGACTGGAACATGCAGACGATTTAATTACAGATCTAGATCAGGCTTTACAAAAAGCTGTCCGTCAAAAATGA
- a CDS encoding 5-methyltetrahydropteroyltriglutamate--homocysteine S-methyltransferase: MSITLIKAPFRGDQVGSLLRPENLHEARKEFQEGNITAEQLREVETKEIKRIVDKQIEVGLEAVTDGEFRRRFWHTDFLEHLNGIEGYVPDIGYIFHGNEETEKYNIRNIGKVTFNPNHPFIKDFVEFNKIVDGRAVAKQTIPSPNQLFNEGIIDESIYPDIEEYANDVIRTYRDALKAFYDAGVRYLQFDDVYIAGLSSPDIPFNDGKYSRETLIDLALRVINEVLEGKPKDLFVTTHLCRGNYRSNWAFEGSYELIAPKLFAKEKVDGFFLEYDDERSGDFKPLEFIPNGGSRVVLGVLTSKNGELEDKESIKARIQEASQYVPLEQICLSTQCGFASTHHGNKLTEEDQWRKLKFIVDISKEIWG, from the coding sequence ATGTCAATCACATTAATAAAAGCACCATTTCGAGGAGATCAAGTTGGAAGTCTATTACGACCAGAGAATTTACATGAAGCGAGAAAGGAATTCCAAGAAGGAAATATTACAGCAGAACAATTACGTGAAGTTGAGACAAAAGAAATTAAACGAATCGTTGACAAACAAATTGAAGTTGGATTAGAAGCAGTAACTGACGGTGAGTTTAGACGTAGATTTTGGCATACCGATTTCTTAGAACATTTGAATGGTATAGAGGGATATGTCCCCGATATAGGATATATTTTCCATGGTAATGAGGAAACGGAAAAATATAATATCCGAAATATAGGAAAAGTTACCTTTAATCCTAACCATCCATTTATAAAAGATTTTGTTGAATTTAATAAAATTGTTGATGGTCGTGCGGTTGCCAAACAAACGATTCCTAGTCCTAATCAACTGTTTAATGAGGGAATTATCGACGAGAGTATCTATCCTGACATTGAGGAATATGCAAATGACGTAATAAGAACATATCGTGATGCATTAAAGGCGTTTTACGATGCTGGAGTTCGCTATTTACAATTTGATGATGTTTATATTGCTGGCCTTTCTTCTCCAGATATCCCGTTTAATGATGGTAAATATTCACGAGAAACACTTATTGATCTTGCATTGCGAGTTATAAATGAAGTATTAGAAGGAAAACCAAAAGATTTGTTCGTGACGACCCACTTATGTCGTGGAAACTATCGGTCTAATTGGGCTTTTGAAGGAAGCTATGAACTTATTGCCCCTAAACTATTTGCAAAGGAAAAAGTTGATGGATTTTTCTTGGAATACGATGATGAACGTTCAGGTGATTTCAAACCATTAGAATTTATTCCAAATGGCGGATCAAGAGTTGTACTTGGTGTCTTAACATCCAAAAATGGTGAACTTGAAGATAAAGAATCAATAAAAGCACGAATTCAGGAAGCATCACAATATGTACCACTTGAACAAATATGCTTGAGTACACAATGCGGATTCGCTTCAACCCATCATGGAAATAAATTAACAGAAGAAGATCAATGGAGAAAACTAAAATTTATTGTTGACATTTCTAAAGAAATTTGGGGATAA
- a CDS encoding homocysteine S-methyltransferase family protein: protein MKRSLEERLKDGTVIAGEGYLFELERRGYLQAGSFVPEVALNNPEALKQAYRDYMNAGSDVVLAFTYNAHREKMRIIGKEDLLEPLNRNAIRLAKEVAKEHPIEEALVAGNISNTNLFDPEDAESKQQVRNMFAEMTSWCKEEGVDFINGETFYYHEEALIALEEILKQGLPAVITLGLMGENILRDGYTVDESCKILSEKGALVVGMNCFRGPDTMQPYLADIRKAVNGYVGGLPIPYRTSEENPTFFNLPDGGCSCHLPLETTFPTALDPLYHNRYELAAWAKEAKEIGINYIGLCCGASPAMLRAVAEAVGVEAVNSKYSPDMEKHFLFGKDKTLKEHNLNYRLKA from the coding sequence ATGAAGCGCAGTTTAGAGGAACGTCTTAAAGATGGAACAGTGATTGCTGGGGAAGGGTATTTATTCGAATTAGAACGAAGGGGGTACTTACAAGCTGGTTCCTTTGTTCCTGAAGTAGCATTGAATAACCCCGAGGCACTTAAACAAGCATATAGGGATTATATGAATGCTGGTTCAGATGTTGTACTTGCATTTACATATAATGCACATCGAGAAAAGATGCGTATTATCGGTAAGGAGGACTTGTTAGAACCACTCAATCGTAATGCCATCCGTTTAGCAAAAGAAGTTGCTAAAGAGCATCCAATAGAAGAAGCATTAGTTGCTGGAAATATTTCCAACACCAATCTCTTTGACCCAGAAGATGCTGAATCAAAGCAACAGGTAAGAAATATGTTTGCTGAAATGACAAGTTGGTGCAAGGAAGAAGGCGTCGATTTCATTAATGGTGAAACATTTTACTATCATGAAGAAGCACTCATTGCACTGGAAGAGATTCTTAAACAAGGATTACCAGCTGTTATCACACTTGGACTAATGGGGGAAAACATTTTAAGAGATGGTTATACTGTAGATGAATCTTGCAAAATACTTTCAGAAAAAGGCGCATTGGTCGTTGGGATGAATTGTTTCCGTGGTCCGGACACAATGCAACCATATTTAGCTGACATAAGAAAAGCCGTAAACGGATATGTTGGTGGCTTACCAATTCCTTACCGCACATCCGAAGAAAATCCAACATTCTTTAATTTACCGGACGGAGGATGTAGTTGTCATTTACCATTAGAAACAACTTTCCCGACTGCACTGGATCCACTTTATCATAACCGTTATGAATTAGCAGCCTGGGCAAAGGAAGCAAAAGAAATTGGTATAAATTATATTGGTTTATGTTGTGGTGCATCACCAGCAATGCTGCGTGCAGTGGCTGAGGCGGTGGGTGTTGAAGCCGTGAATTCAAAATACTCCCCCGACATGGAAAAGCATTTCTTATTTGGAAAAGACAAAACACTAAAAGAACACAATTTGAACTATCGGTTAAAAGCTTAA
- a CDS encoding phosphoadenylyl-sulfate reductase, which produces MTNYSVSYNDFPGDPFKDWDPTDATKGATRVLQWAYESYGDSVVYACSFGAEGIVLIDLISKVKKDAEIVFLDTEIHFQETYELIDKIKEKYPELRIHLKKPDLTLDEQAEQYGSALWKRQPDQCCFIRKIKPLEEALSGVPAWISGLRREQSPSRKHTDFVNKDERFKSIKVCPLIHWTWDDVWEHIRVNNLPYNDLHDQGYPSIGCIPCTSQVTDSDDPRAGRWAGLDKTECGLHTAGNNSN; this is translated from the coding sequence ATGACGAACTACTCGGTCAGCTATAATGATTTCCCGGGAGACCCTTTTAAGGATTGGGATCCAACAGATGCTACTAAAGGAGCCACGAGAGTTTTGCAATGGGCTTACGAATCATACGGTGATTCCGTTGTTTATGCATGCAGCTTTGGCGCGGAAGGCATCGTATTAATTGATTTAATCTCCAAGGTGAAAAAGGATGCGGAAATTGTTTTTTTGGATACAGAGATTCATTTTCAGGAAACGTATGAACTTATTGACAAAATAAAAGAAAAATATCCTGAACTTCGTATTCATTTAAAAAAGCCTGACTTAACCCTGGATGAACAGGCGGAACAATATGGCTCTGCTCTATGGAAGCGCCAGCCTGACCAATGTTGTTTTATTCGAAAAATAAAGCCTCTAGAAGAAGCATTAAGTGGTGTTCCTGCATGGATTTCCGGTCTTCGCAGAGAACAGTCTCCCAGTCGAAAGCATACGGACTTTGTTAATAAAGATGAACGATTTAAGTCCATCAAAGTTTGCCCGTTGATTCATTGGACTTGGGATGACGTTTGGGAACATATCCGAGTTAACAACTTGCCTTACAATGATTTGCATGATCAAGGTTACCCAAGTATCGGCTGTATACCATGTACTTCTCAAGTAACGGATTCTGATGATCCCCGTGCAGGCAGGTGGGCTGGCCTAGATAAAACGGAATGTGGGCTTCATACTGCGGGGAATAATTCTAACTAG